Proteins encoded together in one Hevea brasiliensis isolate MT/VB/25A 57/8 chromosome 16, ASM3005281v1, whole genome shotgun sequence window:
- the LOC110672550 gene encoding GDSL esterase/lipase At5g55050-like, producing MGESAEKVISNSLIIISIGSNGIFDYLLYNDTHNVEYFITTVMQSYHYHLTNLLNPGARKFGIVSVSPIGCIPRYRVQNPTGECIEERNLYAQKFSIELEGIMQKLSAEFEGMKYSLGNSYEVTSYIIDNHLAYGFKDAITACCGLGKIGAESPCLPNVTVELGLKDAGTKNLC from the exons ATGGGTGAATCTGCAGAGAAAGTAATTTCAAATTCACTCATTATCATCAGCATAGGAAGCAATGGCATTTTCGACTATCTGCTCTACAATGATACCCACAATGTGGAATACTTCATAACCACTGTCATGCAAAGTTACCATTATCATCTAACG AATCTACTAAATCCGGGGGCTAGAAAATTTGGTATTGTAAGTGTTTCACCAATCGGGTGCATTCCACGATACAGGGTCCAAAATCCTACGGGAGAGTGCATTGAAGAACGAAACTTGTATGCTCAAAAGTTCTCTATAGAACTTGAAGGCATAATGCAGAAGCTGAGCGCGGAGTTCGAAGGGATGAAGTATTCCCTGGGAAATTCATATGAAGTGACTTCTTATATCATTGACAATCATCTTGCATATG GTTTCAAGGATGCTATAACTGCTTGTTGTGGATTAGGAAAAATTGGCGCAGAATCACCATGTCTACCAAATGTGACT GTTGAGTTGGGATTGAAAGATGCTGGGACCAAAAATTTATGTTGA